The window CCAAGGGCGCTGGACGGTACTGGTTTCTCACTATTCAATTTACTGCACTTTAGTGACTCTACTTTAGTGACTCTACTTTAGTATTATTACAAACTAGTGTCTatccagaatattctgaagcacccCCAGGCACGTCATTTCCTCACAAATTTAAAGGAGACTATAGTTTGCTTTTTTGTCTTTTAGAAAGAGCCTAACAGATATTCAAGGATCTCTCCTTGGCCCACTAAGCCTCAGACCGGTGTAGCGGTTGAGCACCCTCTTACACGCCCTAGGCATAcaacatatttaaaacaattttgaacGCGTAACATTTGGAAAAGATATTGTTTAGTTAtagcaactgctgctgctacttgttgttgtttttgtttgtttgcttgtttgttgttgttgttaacctaGATTACATAGACTTATGGATTCCAATTGTGCCCAGCATGTTTCatacatcttttattcagactcaGCTGCTTTTAGGACAACATTGTACGTGCGTCCTTCTTAAAGACCAGATATAATTTTggagacatttggctgctatttctagcagatcaaaaggtggtaatagtggtgatagTATTGGTGTGGTGCAGATACAACACCAACTTTCCGGACACAGATAATCTGGAACCTCTTATAATCCGCActgatttatattaatttatatgtacctatggcagaatcgttatcacgctggacaaaatgcttagcggcattttgtccgtctttgagttctgagttcaaattccaccgaggtcgactttgtctttcatcctttcagggtcaatgaaatcagtaccagttgaacactaggatcgatgtaatcgacgtacacCTCTTCTCCCCAACCGatagccatgtgccaaaatttgaagccattattcttttattcttttccttgtttcagtcattttggctgccgccatgctagagcaccgccttaaagggtttttttttagtcgaagcaatcgaccccaggacttattctttgtaagcctagtacttattctaccggttacttttgccgaaccgttaagttacggggacgaaaacacatcaacatcggttgtcaagcgatggtggtggcggtgggtgtgggaacaaacacagacacaaagacacacacacataaaatatattcatatatatgtatacgacggtcttctttcagtttccatcaacaaatctgctcagaaggctttggtcggcccgagtttaTGGTAGAGGTTacagtagtgggactgaacccggatccatatggttgggaagcaagcttgttaccacacagccacgcctgcgcctattatttaagtaaatttatcattttttcaaTTTGAGGCgaggaattggcagaatcgttagcacaccgggcgaaatgctcagcgacatttcgtccgtttttgagttctgagttgaaattccggcgaggtcgacattgcctttcatcctttcggcgtcgataaaataagtaccagttgagcactggggccgaaGCAATTGCTTTATCCCCTCtccgaaatcgctggccttgtaccgaaatttaaaaccaatgttTGTTCaattcaaggcggcgagcagaatcgttagcacaccaggcaagatgcttagtggcatttcgtctgtcttcgcattctgagttcagattctgccgaggtcgactttaccttttatcctttcgggatcgataaagtaagtaccagctgggtactggaggtcgatgtaattgactggcccacTCCTCCGAACTTGCTGatcctgtaccaaaatttaaaaccactaTTTGTTCGATTCAGAGCGTATCGACCAAGGTGACCACACCAAGTTCAGAAAAACCTGTAATCCGGAAAGGCTTTTGAACCAAAGTACTTGCCTTTGAGGAAGTGAtattggtggagatggtggttcTAGTAGAGTTAGTATTGATGTTGATTTTGCTGTTTAGCACCAGAGTCTGGCTTTGCCTGAGGAGACCTACGATCATAAGCGTTCTAATCGTAACCTACGTGTCTTTTTAGatactgatttaaaattttggtacaagtccagcaatttcagagaagtaggtaagttgattacatcgacctaagtattaaactggtacttactttatcgatcccgaaaggatgaaaggcaaagtctacctcggtggaatttgaactcaaaacataaagacggacgaaatgccgctaagtatttttgtCGGcgttgtaacgattctgccagtccgccgccttgtatttttgtatattcatGACAACAATATGCAATGTGTCCTTATTTGTAGGAAATTTGATATTTCTTGCAAGTTAAACGATCGTAATGGCTGTTGAAAtgatggtggtttggtggtggtggtggtggaggttggaAGTTGAAAATGTCAACAGCAATATGACATAAATGGAATTTTCCAGAATTGAATGAAATTAAAACGGAATTTCTCAGTCACATTACTATCATTGCCTCAAGCTGCAAATGGTCTTAATCTGCATACTCACCATTCAGCTCTCATCCTACGGATTTTCATAATACGCAGATATGCtcatgtgtattcatgtgtgtgtgtgtgtgtgtgtgtgtgtgtgtgtgtgtgtgtgtggtgtgtgtgtgtgtgtgtgtgtgtgtgcgtgcgtgcgtgcgtatgtgtgcgggtgtgtatgcgtgcatttatatatgtgtgtgtgtgtatataatatatatacatacatatatatgcatgattgtatgtatgtatagttgtatgtattgAGGAAATAAATCACCTGTAATTCCTACCTCATTAATAAGTGAAGTAATTAATACGAACACAAACAACATACTTATAAACAAAATGGcttatgcgcgtgtgtatatatatatgtgtgtgtgtatgtatatatacacatatatacaaacatacatgcatccatgcgtACAACTACATTTATAGATACACGCTCACAAACTCTCACACTCATATACAGGGTATTAACAGATTGATGTTATTAAGTGACAACACAGGTGTTACATTATTAACAGGTGACTATCTTAGCAGTTGGTTTTTGTTTTGGCTATCATTctctgttgtgagtgtgtgtatattatcatcTCGTCTACCGTCTGCACAATGGAAGGGCCATGAGGAAATACTACCGACTTAACAATTCCACTGGTCTGTCTAAGGAACAGCTATTGCTTCACACGATCTCAGAGTTCAGTGACCTTACCACACCAAACCGTCCAGCGGTGTCGACAGTACCCCACGAATCTACCATATTTCTCGCCATTCTACTCGCTATTACTGCATGCATGATGGTTATTTTGGGATTTCTGACATTTCGTGTCTTCCAGCGGTATTGGGTCATTCGAGAAGAAGAACGGTTTATTGAAGAAGCTCATGCAGCTATTGTCCAAGCTGGTAAGTTACTACTGGATCTCGCTGCCTTCCTTGTCATCGTTGTCTGTTTTGCCTTCACTTTTGAAGATGTCATCAGTGTGATCTTTTTCACACGATGGACATGAATAATGGGTCTTCGCCTTCTTAGCGGGATATCAAACGAATTGGATGCGGCTAGTGTTGTTtatgttaaattttaaattatttcaaattattactGAAGAAGAACATAAGAATAGGAGGGTTGGTTCCAGAGAAATACAACCTAGTGGACAAGCAGCTGTGCAAAGTCTTTAGTATGGAACCTAGAATATGACAGCACTGAAGGTAAAAAGATAACGTGGCGAAAATGCTAAAGAGGTAGATAAAATTGTTTCCGTGTATAGTACAAAATCTTTCATCCTCAAGTCTTGATATGTTTCAACAACAAACGTACAATGTGCACCGGTCCTAATCATAACATAAACACaacgacaaaaacaaacaaacaaaacaacaaagaaacgATAAAACATTAGTTATAGGGAAACCTGCTTAACTTTACGAAAACCAAACCAATGAGCAAGTAAAATATGGGAAGTTTTTCGACTGCACAACATATAGTGTGTAGTTCGCTATTTTGTGCTATATATAGTTAATTGTAACTGGTTTGGGGAAGACTTTGGGGACCTAGACTGAGCTGTCACAATCCCTGATGGATCTAATGTATTACTTGTACACTATTGTAATTATTTCCTTCTGTTGATCAAAAGTGTCACTTGAGATGGCTCTATGTTCGTGTGTCGTTTTGTTTTCTTCAGTCCGTCATCAGTGTACGTTTTGAAAGTTGTAAATTTGTATCGTATTTCGAATGCTAAGACTTACGAGTATATTTTTGTATCCTGTGGTATGTCTATGTCGTCGAATATGATTATTTGTTGTATTTGATATTCTCTGGTGTTGCTGGTAACAATCGAGAATGTGGATTaggtcattattgttgttgcaaaGGTAGTTTTCTAGTTGATTTAAGTAGGGTTGGGGAGAAATGAAGAATAATGGGAGGATATAAATTGGATGCCACCAGCGTATTGGGCTGTCTATATATACAGGTTGCAGAGAGTGGACGAGATGAGAGATCCTTGCGGCTCTCTGTTCGGGAAATTGCAGGTTCTGGAAGTGTTGTTGGCCTGATCAGTAGTTTTGTGTttcatgatgtgtgtgttttgagtatttttttgtttgtttgtttttgtatgaatGAATATCGAGTAATGGAGTGGAAAGGGTTGTGGTAAATTTTTACAATCACACCTCCACgcttttcactaaaaaaaaaaaaaaaatcagattttctGCGTGGAATCAACTAACCTGACCTCCTAATGTCCCGCAAACCGCTTATTTTGGTTCGGGAAAAAAGAGGTGTGTGGGAAACCGCCCCCTCCCCGGAATTATAGGAATTTCTTTTTCGTTCAATGAATTACGGTGCCACAATTCACTGTGTCACAAAACACTGTTTTTGTCCAGAAAAGGAGGGTGGTGTGGGATAGAACCCTCGGGGCCCTCCACCATTTTCACGGTTTGTTGATTTTGACTAGGCGGTACTGGAGGCTTTGATGTTGAAGTCATCGTATTTTTTGTGTTAAGGTTGTGAGTAGGTCGATGGTTGAGTGTAGGGGTCTGGATCCGAGTTGTGATTTCGAGATGGTAACATGTAAGTTAAGGATACCAAGGATTAAcctttctagaatttttttaaCGTATGCATAAGAGGTTAATGGATCTGTATGATTTTGCTTCAATTGGGTTTTGATGGGATTTTAGAGTTCTTATAAGTTTACTCAGATTCCAGAATTTGATAATGTTAGTACGAATAATTTTAAGTGTGAGTGAGTGCTGTGATTCCTTCAAACCCTTGGTAGCTTAAGCGTGTGTTTTTGATATTGTAAGATTTCCGTATTTTTAAACATCTCTAATGGAAGAAAAAGTACAAAATTGTAGTCTAAATTTAAGGTGCTTATTTTTGCTGTGTATTTTGTTTTGCGTTGGaaccttcttatttcttttaaagtttgCGAACACGTTTTGCCTTAgtcattgatgtgtgtgtgtgttgtgatgataATAGGTAGCTGAGAAGAGGGAAGTCGGGGAATTGTTTGCTGCTGattgtggttgcaaagcgaaggGTGATCTCTGAGGAATAGTTGCTGCAGTTGGCTTGTGCGTATTGGTGTGACACCGCCTcagagaatttttagtcgaacaaatcaaccacagcacttttttaaagcctggtacttattctatcggtctcttttgccaaatcgctatgTTACAGAATTGTAAACACATTAGCAccttatcaagtggtggtggggaacaaacaaacaaataaacacacacacacgctgcatatatatatatatatatataaatatagggatggtattattaaaataccatcaaaaGTGGTAAGCGAATTGTCAGCCAtgcaggcaaattaataaaatatttacatacaatattagatatgtacatatatacacaagggtactacatgagtaccaatatcgctaatgatagaagtcaaaaaatacttctgtaccaccgaatagtcacaaatctattacagacaagataggaaaaaatgtcagtgaacaataataatgtcttacatcaaatgggtcagaacaagtaaatgctggtcaacctggtacctatatatagtcaatccaaacatgaacaagcaaggaaaaacaacaacgcgaggacgtggaataaatacagtggtattggacgctcaggaaaggaaagaaaagaaagaggttttcacgtttcgagcggagctctacatcagaaatatagaaaaagtctatagaagggaagacggagaaagaaaatcgccaactatatatacatacgacaggcttatttcagtttccgtctaccgaatccactcacaaggctcgaggctatagtagaagacacttgccgaaactaccacgcagtgggattgactaaatccggaactatgtggttgggaagcaagcttctaacgaCACAGGCGTGGCTATTAAATAAAGTTTACCAGATTTATTTTCCTTCCGCCCTGGCAGTAACTTTGGATCATTAGCGAAGAAAATTTCCTTAACTGCTTGCATCTATATGGCTAACTATCTGTTGTACATGTTATACTATACCACattaaaaccaaaaccaaaacctAACAGAAAAATCTAAaccagcggttcggtaaaagacaccgacagaataaataccagactttaaaaaagtgctgcggtcgattcgttcaactaaaaattctctgAGGCGGTGTCACACCAATACGCACAAGCCAACTGCAGCAACTCTTCCCCAGAGATCACCCTTCGCTTCGCAACcacaatattttataatctaATATTTTGTTGGTTTAGACGTTTATGTTATATCTGGAGATCTATACAGGTTAGGTTTTAGCTTTAATATAGCATAGTTTATCATGTGCAACAGATAGCGATATATATGCAAGCAGATGAGGAAATTTTCTTCGCTGATGGAGTTGCTATAGTCAACTACATAAGATGCCTTCTCAGTTCTTAGTAATGGTTTCCTATCCGTTTACTGACACATTGTGCTTTTAAATAGAGTAACCAATTTATTTGCTTTAATCTACTTTACTTGCAATCAAATACTAAGATATGTCAGAAATATTATGATGCGGAAGACAATGAGAAAACTTGGAGTTTACTATCGAATTAGTTATGCCCGAGGGACTTTAAACGGGGTTAAAAGATAAGACATGTAGGTTATAATTTTGTATGTCAACTGgaaatttgaatttgtttacgatTGGAGGATCTAAAATGGGGTTATGGGAAGGAAAATATtggcttatttatttgtttttctatattcttttttccttctcgTTTTCAGATCTAG of the Octopus sinensis linkage group LG1, ASM634580v1, whole genome shotgun sequence genome contains:
- the LOC115223826 gene encoding uncharacterized protein LOC115223826, which translates into the protein MRKYYRLNNSTGLSKEQLLLHTISEFSDLTTPNRPAVSTVPHESTIFLAILLAITACMMVILGFLTFRVFQRYWVIREEERFIEEAHAAIVQADLEAAVPISEPITWTPIRQPRRLSEPNR